The Flavobacterium piscisymbiosum genome includes a region encoding these proteins:
- the kbl gene encoding glycine C-acetyltransferase, with protein MYGKIKEHLQSELQTIEENGIFKKERIITSAQDAEITISTGERVLNFCANNYLGLSSHPEVVQAAKDAMDTHGFGMSSVRFICGTQDIHKTLEKKIADFYGTEDTILYAAAFDANGGVFEPLLGENDAIISDSLNHASIIDGVRLCKAARYRYENSNMEDLEQQLIKANEAGARFKLIVTDGVFSMDGLVAPLDKICDLADKYDAMVMVDECHAAGFIGATGKGTLEAKGVMGRVDIITGTLGKALGGAMGGYTTAKKEIIELLRQRSRPYLFSNSLAPAIVGASIKVFELLEKDTSLRDKLEWNTNYFKDGMKKAGFDIIDGDSAIVPVMLYDAKLSQTMANELLKQGIYVIGFFFPVVPKEKARIRVQLSAAHTKDHLDRAIAAFIVVGKMLKVI; from the coding sequence ATGTACGGTAAAATAAAAGAACATTTGCAAAGTGAGTTGCAAACTATTGAAGAAAACGGAATTTTTAAAAAAGAAAGAATTATAACTTCTGCTCAGGATGCTGAAATTACTATTTCGACAGGAGAAAGAGTTTTAAATTTTTGTGCTAACAATTACTTGGGGCTTTCGTCGCATCCTGAAGTAGTGCAGGCAGCAAAAGATGCCATGGATACGCATGGTTTCGGAATGTCGTCAGTGCGCTTTATTTGTGGAACTCAGGATATTCATAAAACATTAGAGAAAAAGATTGCTGATTTTTATGGTACAGAAGACACGATTCTTTATGCAGCAGCTTTTGATGCAAACGGAGGTGTTTTTGAACCTTTGTTAGGAGAAAATGATGCAATTATTTCAGATAGTTTAAATCATGCTTCTATTATTGATGGAGTTCGTTTGTGTAAAGCAGCGCGTTACCGTTATGAAAATAGTAATATGGAGGATCTTGAACAGCAATTAATAAAGGCAAATGAAGCTGGTGCTCGTTTTAAATTAATTGTTACGGATGGTGTTTTCTCTATGGACGGTCTTGTGGCGCCTTTAGATAAAATTTGTGATCTGGCAGATAAATACGATGCTATGGTTATGGTTGATGAATGTCATGCAGCCGGATTTATAGGGGCTACCGGAAAAGGTACACTTGAAGCAAAAGGAGTTATGGGAAGAGTTGATATTATAACCGGAACTCTTGGTAAAGCTCTTGGTGGAGCAATGGGAGGTTATACAACTGCTAAGAAAGAAATAATAGAATTATTACGTCAGCGTTCAAGACCTTATTTGTTTTCTAACTCATTGGCGCCGGCTATCGTTGGAGCATCTATAAAAGTTTTTGAGTTATTGGAAAAAGATACTTCTTTACGTGATAAATTAGAATGGAATACGAATTATTTCAAAGACGGAATGAAAAAAGCCGGATTTGATATTATTGATGGTGATTCTGCAATAGTTCCTGTGATGCTTTATGATGCAAAATTATCACAAACAATGGCCAATGAACTTTTAAAACAAGGGATTTATGTAATCGGATTCTTCTTTCCTGTTGTGCCAAAAGAAAAAGCCAGAATTAGGGTTCAATTATCTGCTGCTCATACCAAAGACCACTTAGATAGAGCTATAGCAGCCTTTATAGTTGTCGGAAAAATGTTAAAAGTTATATAA
- a CDS encoding PD-(D/E)XK nuclease family protein yields the protein MINTSFLGKIATVIIQDYSERLTETTIVLPNKRAKVFLIEALKNETKKTILSPEIISIEDFVQEVASIRSIDSIELLFEFYEVYLSVTEKQNQQSFELFANWAKTLLQDFNEIDRYLLDPSHVLSYLKDIEDIKKWGIEVENKTKLLENYIDFWKLLPLYYDSLYNHLLNKSIGYQGLIYREAVNNLNHFSNTVLNRTFIFAGFNALNAAEEKIVQHLLALDQAKIYWDVDQTFLNDPYHDAGLFVRRFKENWKHYKSNIFEWIVDDFSQSKNIQVIGTPKTIGQAKLAGSIIENIIRENPATSLDKVAIVLGEENLLMPVLYSLPSSVGSLNITMGYSGKNNPSQILIAKLFKMHTNALSRKGESYVFYYKDVLDILTHPLVEPYANAGNLVRIIKENNYTFITHNRIIELNSYPSQLFQLLFQKWESGSIAVLENVSALLLLIKENFNNDNEEEKIAKAFVFSVFKVINKLINYYTQHSHIDNIDTLHAIYKQIIDVAEVSFEGEPLHGLQIMGVLESRVLDFDTVIVTSMNEGKFPAGKSQNSFIPYDVKRELGLPTFKEKDAIYTYHFYHLLQRAKNIYLIYNTENDGLDAGERSRFITQLEVEKQSKHNLTFDIYNPFLPTSAYQPMVVEKSDAVMERLKEIATAGFSPSALTSYIRNPIEFYFQKILRIREVEEVEENIALNTLGTIIHETLKALYDPFVGRFISEADILNCFKLLDDEVLRQFKVVYKEGEIKKGRNLLAFEVAKRNVSNFLKMELESIKNGDAVKIIALEKTYERELKHPNLPFPVLIKGNVDRIELRNGKIRIIDYKTGKVEKTSVVLKSWSGLTQELKNDKIIQVLAYAFMFENEAAGLPIEVGIISFKNLKSGFLPFGFKEEKELDMVVSREILNSYLEEIVLLLTEIFNVNIPFEEKIN from the coding sequence ATGATAAATACTTCTTTTCTCGGAAAAATTGCAACCGTTATAATTCAGGATTATTCGGAGAGGCTTACTGAAACTACTATTGTTTTGCCAAACAAAAGAGCGAAAGTTTTTTTGATTGAAGCTTTAAAAAATGAAACTAAAAAGACTATTCTTTCTCCTGAGATCATTAGTATTGAAGACTTTGTGCAAGAAGTTGCTTCGATAAGATCTATAGATTCTATTGAGCTTTTGTTTGAGTTTTATGAAGTTTATCTTTCAGTAACAGAAAAGCAAAACCAGCAATCTTTTGAGCTGTTTGCCAATTGGGCTAAAACACTTTTGCAGGATTTTAATGAAATCGATCGCTACTTATTAGATCCTTCGCATGTTTTGTCTTATCTGAAAGATATAGAAGACATCAAAAAATGGGGAATAGAAGTCGAAAATAAAACTAAACTTTTAGAAAACTATATTGATTTCTGGAAACTTCTGCCTTTATATTATGATTCCCTTTATAATCATTTATTAAATAAATCAATAGGGTATCAGGGATTAATTTACAGAGAGGCTGTAAATAATCTTAATCACTTTTCGAATACCGTTTTAAACAGGACTTTTATTTTTGCCGGTTTTAATGCTTTAAATGCTGCCGAAGAAAAAATTGTGCAGCATCTTTTGGCACTTGATCAGGCTAAAATTTATTGGGATGTAGATCAGACTTTCTTAAATGATCCTTATCATGATGCGGGGCTTTTTGTTCGTCGTTTTAAAGAAAACTGGAAACATTATAAAAGCAATATTTTTGAGTGGATTGTAGATGATTTTTCGCAATCTAAAAATATTCAGGTAATAGGAACTCCTAAAACCATTGGTCAGGCCAAATTAGCCGGAAGTATAATTGAGAATATAATTCGTGAAAATCCTGCAACATCTCTTGATAAAGTTGCCATTGTACTTGGTGAGGAGAATTTATTAATGCCTGTTTTGTATTCATTACCCTCCTCTGTTGGGAGTTTGAATATTACAATGGGATATTCAGGAAAAAATAACCCTTCTCAGATACTGATTGCAAAATTATTTAAAATGCATACTAATGCGCTTTCGCGAAAAGGAGAAAGTTATGTTTTTTATTATAAGGATGTACTTGATATTTTAACGCACCCATTAGTCGAGCCTTATGCAAATGCAGGTAACTTAGTAAGGATTATTAAAGAAAACAATTATACTTTTATTACTCATAACCGAATTATTGAACTTAATTCTTATCCGTCCCAATTGTTTCAGTTGCTGTTTCAAAAATGGGAAAGCGGATCGATTGCGGTTCTTGAAAATGTATCGGCACTTTTACTTTTGATAAAAGAAAATTTTAACAATGATAATGAAGAGGAGAAAATTGCAAAAGCTTTTGTCTTTTCTGTTTTTAAAGTCATCAATAAACTGATTAATTACTACACACAACACAGCCATATTGATAATATTGACACTTTGCATGCGATTTATAAGCAAATTATAGATGTTGCTGAAGTTTCGTTTGAAGGAGAGCCTTTGCATGGACTGCAGATTATGGGGGTTCTTGAAAGCCGTGTTCTTGATTTTGATACCGTAATTGTAACTTCTATGAACGAAGGAAAGTTTCCTGCCGGAAAATCACAGAATTCATTTATTCCTTATGATGTAAAAAGAGAACTGGGTTTGCCAACTTTTAAAGAAAAAGATGCTATTTATACCTATCACTTTTATCATTTATTGCAAAGGGCTAAAAATATTTATCTGATTTATAATACCGAAAACGACGGATTGGATGCAGGAGAACGAAGTCGTTTTATCACGCAGCTTGAGGTCGAGAAGCAATCGAAACACAATCTGACGTTTGATATTTATAATCCTTTTTTGCCAACATCAGCTTATCAGCCAATGGTAGTTGAAAAATCTGATGCTGTGATGGAACGTTTGAAGGAAATTGCAACTGCTGGTTTTTCACCTTCGGCGCTGACAAGTTATATTCGAAATCCGATTGAGTTTTATTTTCAAAAAATACTTCGTATTCGTGAAGTAGAAGAGGTAGAAGAGAATATCGCATTAAACACATTAGGAACTATAATTCATGAAACTTTAAAAGCATTGTATGATCCTTTTGTGGGTAGATTCATTTCTGAAGCTGATATTTTAAATTGCTTCAAATTATTGGATGATGAAGTTCTTCGACAATTTAAGGTGGTTTATAAAGAAGGGGAAATTAAAAAAGGTCGTAATCTTTTGGCTTTTGAAGTTGCAAAAAGAAACGTTTCTAATTTCTTAAAAATGGAATTAGAATCAATCAAAAATGGAGATGCTGTTAAAATAATTGCTCTGGAAAAAACTTATGAACGTGAACTGAAACATCCAAATTTGCCATTTCCGGTTTTAATTAAAGGAAATGTCGATAGAATTGAATTGCGTAACGGGAAAATCAGAATTATCGATTATAAGACCGGTAAAGTCGAAAAAACGAGTGTTGTACTCAAATCGTGGAGTGGATTGACACAAGAGCTTAAAAATGATAAAATTATTCAGGTTTTGGCTTATGCTTTTATGTTTGAGAATGAAGCTGCGGGTTTGCCAATTGAAGTTGGAATTATTTCTTTTAAAAATTTAAAATCAGGTTTTCTTCCTTTTGGATTTAAAGAAGAAAAGGAATTGGATATGGTGGTTTCAAGAGAGATTTTGAATAGTTATCTGGAAGAAATTGTCTTATTGCTCACTGAAATATTTAATGTCAATATTCCTTTTGAGGAAAAAATAAATTAA
- a CDS encoding OmpA family protein, with product MKHLNKLLVAVMMVMGLSSHAQDSNNPWAISFGVNAVDTRTSSGSGSGFFQQHFSQPFAVKDNWNILPSLSYIGVSRYVGSGFSVGLQGSVNKIDKFVVFNNPSLISDSRGNAVVNPGDLMYYGIDATIKYSFQELIKSKVIDPSLSVGGGYTFFGDSSYGTVNPGAGITFWFTDAIGLELATRYKWAVSGDRVDASGTPDAPSHFQHTAGLVFKFGGKDTDGDGIYDKDDACPDVAGLKQFNGCPDTDGDGIVDASDACPTEFGLAALNGCPDRDGDGIADKDDACPDVAGPKQFNGCPDTDGDGVPDKDDKCPTVAGPKENGGCPFLDADKDGVADKDDDCPTVYGPASNRGCPEVTNEALEDLKVQARAIYFNSGKATFKTGDKETPARLDAIKEILKNYPNAKFSIEGHTDSDGSDKLNQKLSEERATAVMNALIERGVNVDNLVSKGFGESQPVASNKTAAGKAQNRRTEIRHIGSKYQGKI from the coding sequence ATGAAACATCTTAACAAACTTTTAGTTGCTGTGATGATGGTGATGGGTTTAAGTTCTCACGCACAAGACAGTAACAATCCATGGGCTATCTCTTTTGGAGTTAATGCCGTTGACACTAGAACCAGTTCTGGATCTGGAAGTGGTTTCTTTCAACAACACTTTTCTCAGCCATTCGCTGTAAAAGACAACTGGAATATTCTTCCTTCTTTATCTTACATAGGTGTGTCTAGATATGTAGGTAGTGGTTTCTCTGTTGGTTTACAAGGATCTGTAAACAAAATTGATAAATTTGTTGTTTTTAATAATCCAAGCTTGATTAGTGATTCAAGAGGAAATGCTGTAGTAAATCCTGGCGATTTAATGTATTACGGAATTGATGCTACTATTAAGTATAGCTTCCAGGAATTAATTAAATCAAAAGTAATTGATCCTTCGTTATCTGTTGGTGGAGGTTATACTTTCTTTGGTGATAGTAGCTACGGAACAGTTAATCCAGGTGCTGGAATAACTTTCTGGTTTACAGATGCTATTGGTCTTGAGCTTGCTACAAGATACAAATGGGCAGTTAGTGGAGATAGAGTTGATGCTTCTGGAACTCCAGATGCTCCATCTCACTTTCAACACACTGCTGGTTTAGTTTTCAAATTCGGAGGTAAAGATACTGACGGAGACGGAATCTACGATAAAGATGATGCTTGTCCAGATGTTGCTGGTTTAAAACAATTCAACGGATGTCCTGATACTGACGGAGACGGAATCGTTGACGCTAGTGATGCTTGTCCAACTGAATTTGGTTTAGCTGCATTAAACGGATGTCCTGATAGAGACGGAGACGGAATCGCTGATAAAGATGATGCTTGTCCAGATGTTGCTGGTCCAAAACAATTCAACGGATGTCCTGATACTGACGGAGATGGTGTTCCAGACAAAGATGACAAATGTCCTACAGTTGCTGGTCCTAAAGAAAATGGTGGTTGTCCTTTCTTAGACGCTGACAAAGATGGTGTAGCTGATAAAGATGATGATTGTCCTACAGTTTACGGTCCTGCTTCTAACAGAGGTTGTCCTGAAGTAACTAACGAAGCTTTAGAAGATCTTAAAGTTCAAGCAAGAGCTATCTACTTTAACTCAGGAAAAGCTACTTTCAAAACTGGTGACAAAGAAACTCCAGCTAGATTAGATGCTATTAAAGAAATCCTTAAAAACTATCCAAACGCGAAATTCTCTATTGAAGGTCACACAGATAGCGATGGTTCTGACAAATTGAACCAAAAACTTTCTGAAGAAAGAGCTACTGCTGTTATGAACGCTTTGATCGAAAGAGGAGTAAACGTTGATAACTTAGTTTCTAAAGGTTTTGGAGAGTCTCAACCAGTTGCAAGTAACAAAACTGCTGCAGGTAAAGCACAAAACAGAAGAACAGAAATTAGACACATTGGTTCTAAATACCAAGGTAAAATCTAA